The sequence AGTCTTCCAGCTCCTCGCCCCCCTAACTCCTCCTCACcatttctctttcacacacagagATGCAAACGCACAACGTACACAGGTAATCAGTTACACCTGCAGAACAAAAGGCAGGTGGCCCCGCGGGGCCCCGTGGGAGGAGAGGCATCGGTCCCTCAAACAGAAAAGACGGTTCAGGAGTCGCAGACGGGGAGAACTTCTCAGCCGTGATGTCCGTGTGGCCGGACAAAGGCTCTGCATCTGTAAGTATCGAACAGAGACGGCGggagaagctccgcctccatcgCCAAGGTGAGGAACAGCTATACCGGCACATCGTCCGGGGGTTGGACTGAGGTACCATCGTGATGATATGAATAGTGCTTaaaggcttttcttttctttcacgtccTCGTTTGCTATGAGCGAGGTCGAAGGCATCGGGACAGAGATCCACGTCGTTAAACATCTCAAGACTTTGTGGGCTCCGACCGACTCGTGAACTCCGGGTCGGGACCCCCAGGTAAGTCCCGGTCATGAGCTGGGTCAGCAGATCAGGTGTGTGCAGGAGGGACACGGTGGCTGAAGAGTCCACCTCTGGAGGACTTGAAGGaccctctgagggtctctgggggtctctgagggcCAATCATTGAGCGCTCTGGTACCCCTGGATGTAGATGTCGGTCGTTTGTACCTCCTTGTTCATACACCTTGACAGCAATTAAACGCTACTTCATTGTGCTGGACGAGTTGGTTCACAGGGTCAGTTCATGTGGtggtcggggggggggaagagagagagcgcatCTGTCCAGTGACCCCCTCGCTCCGTCAGGGTGGGCCTCGGGGGTTCAGGAGAGTTCCAGTTCAATCGTCCGGGGTCGAGTCCTCCGGGCTGGACGAGTCCTCGTTGAAGTCGTCCGACGAGCCGCTCTGGTGGATGCGGCCGTCGCTGCGCATGCTGTGGAACGTCTTGCGGAACGCCTCCATCATGGAGTGCGCCAGCTTCTTGGCCTCCAGCTTGCTCTCGCACTCCACGGCGTGGCAGTCCATCTGGAAGGTCAGGTCGTCGTTGATCTCCCGGTAGATCCAGGCGAAGACGTTGGGTCTGACGTCGTGGTCGGCCGTGCAGTAGGCGATCCGCGCCACCTGGTAGGTGTCCATGGTTACCGAGGCCTCGCCGTGCCCGTCCAGGTGGTGCAGGCGCACCTGGAAGGGACGGATCTCCAGCAGGGAGTTGCCATCGGTGCCGTGCTGCCGGGCGAGGGCCCGACCCTCCACCAGACCCACCACCGCCGACTCTGTGCAGCCCGACAGGAACTGGGTCCCAGAGATCGCCACTTTATCCAGGTAGGCCACCTGTAGGAAGACACACGGAGACCATGAGACTTTAACAAACACCAACATGAGGTCCACCGTACAATAATACATCAATATACTGCTCCCTGTCCTTCTGAAAGACTCCTATTATTAGGACTCTTCAGGAAGTCACAGGCACAATTATTAACCCTTCAGAGACGTTCCTGCATTACCAAATGAAAACACCAGTGGGCCGAGAGCAGTTCCCTGAGGAACTCCACCATTGAAATGGACATTCAAGTGAAATCATAGGGATGATGTCATTAACCAGGATCTAAAGGAACGTTCACCCATAACCCTCAACACAGGCCGTGTCTGCATGTTCAGCTTCATCAGACGCCATGTCATGTGACTTATCAGATCCACGAGAAGGTGAATACATGAACTCTTAATCATCATCAAACACACGCATGAAAGAAGTAGACGATtctttatatctaaatatatatatatgaataaataaatatatatatttaaatatataaatatatatatattaatataataatcatttattttatatagcgcttctctagagaCTCGAAGTctctttacagagtccagagttcagtagccacacacacagtcatccggtggtggagccacagctgccctgaggcagactgacggaagcgtggcagccaatcagcgcctacggcccctcccccaatcagcgcctacggcccctcccccaatcaccgcctacggcccctcccccaatcagcacctacggcccctcccccaatcagtacctacggcccctcccccaccaccaacattcattcacatccatacgagccggggtgaggctgcggggcatgtctttatgatggtgggggaaaccggaggacccggaggaaacccacacgaacacgaggagaacacgaggagaacacgaggagaacacgaggagaacacgaggagaacacgatccacacagaaaggacctggagcgACCGgaattcgaacccagggcctt comes from Pseudoliparis swirei isolate HS2019 ecotype Mariana Trench unplaced genomic scaffold, NWPU_hadal_v1 hadal_132, whole genome shotgun sequence and encodes:
- the LOC130191525 gene encoding PTB-containing, cubilin and LRP1-interacting protein-like — its product is MYYCTVDLMLVFVKVSWSPCVFLQVAYLDKVAISGTQFLSGCTESAVVGLVEGRALARQHGTDGNSLLEIRPFQVRLHHLDGHGEASVTMDTYQVARIAYCTADHDVRPNVFAWIYREINDDLTFQMDCHAVECESKLEAKKLAHSMMEAFRKTFHSMRSDGRIHQSGSSDDFNEDSSSPEDSTPDD